One genomic segment of Pseudonocardia sp. T1-2H includes these proteins:
- a CDS encoding acetaldehyde dehydrogenase (acetylating), translating into MSPNSQLSVERPFRVAILGSGNISTDLMYKVLREQTLQLAVMAGIDAGSEGLRRAAALGVHTTADGIDGLFQLDELPELVFDATSARAHLAHAPRLAEAQIASVDLTPAAIGPMVIPAVNGDEHRSAMELNLVSCAAQATVPLVAAVGRAAQHLRYAETVSTVASASVGPGTRQNIDEFTHKTRKALETVGGAEQAKAIVVLNPADPPPCMRNTVYAEVDGLDEDLLAVEIERMVQRVQAYVPGYRVRGPVLNGRKVTLFNEVEGAGDFLPKYAGNLDIITAAAVRMARQRVTAGTEARV; encoded by the coding sequence ATGAGCCCGAACAGCCAACTGTCGGTCGAACGCCCCTTCCGGGTCGCGATCCTCGGTTCCGGAAACATCTCCACGGACCTGATGTACAAGGTCCTCCGCGAGCAGACCCTGCAACTGGCCGTGATGGCCGGTATCGACGCCGGCTCGGAGGGGCTTCGGCGAGCCGCTGCTCTCGGGGTTCACACCACGGCCGACGGGATCGACGGGCTCTTCCAGCTCGACGAGCTTCCCGAACTCGTCTTCGACGCCACGTCGGCACGAGCTCACCTCGCGCATGCACCGCGGCTTGCCGAGGCGCAGATCGCCAGCGTCGATCTCACCCCGGCGGCGATCGGTCCCATGGTCATCCCGGCGGTGAACGGGGACGAGCACCGCAGCGCGATGGAGCTCAACCTGGTCAGCTGCGCCGCCCAGGCCACGGTTCCGCTGGTCGCCGCCGTCGGCCGGGCGGCGCAGCATCTGCGCTACGCCGAGACGGTGTCGACCGTGGCCAGCGCCAGTGTCGGCCCGGGAACGCGGCAGAACATCGACGAATTCACGCACAAGACGCGCAAGGCCCTCGAGACCGTCGGTGGGGCCGAGCAGGCCAAGGCGATCGTCGTGCTCAACCCGGCAGATCCGCCTCCGTGCATGCGCAACACCGTCTATGCCGAGGTGGACGGCCTGGACGAGGACCTGCTTGCGGTCGAGATCGAGCGCATGGTGCAGCGCGTCCAGGCCTACGTGCCCGGCTACCGCGTCCGCGGGCCGGTGCTCAACGGTCGGAAGGTCACGTTGTTCAACGAGGTCGAGGGAGCTGGTGACTTCCTGCCGAAGTACGCCGGCAACCTCGACATCATCACGGCGGCTGCGGTGCGGATGGCTCGGCAAAGGGTGACCGCCGGCACGGAAGCGAGAGTGTGA